One window of Acanthochromis polyacanthus isolate Apoly-LR-REF ecotype Palm Island chromosome 19, KAUST_Apoly_ChrSc, whole genome shotgun sequence genomic DNA carries:
- the nrbf2b gene encoding nuclear receptor-binding factor 2b, protein MTVREGHRHISCSINHRRIHSMEVVDSPLNLAHQQCRKADRLVAAGKYKEAISCHGKAAELLTDAMKTTDCEQARLSMELQRDSHIKQQQLIQERWKREARREATRARSAAMQPSAVPGLLVHTQSTGHPGLSAAESGGVREREYDTLLYQLQTRQTGGCQPLTPQYPGSKTTKDDKTRLEEQQTTIEDLRRLVDHLMNENQQLVAENERLRSENARLQSEAADFVERSELWVLPQSAAAMPTGGGQERKSTGKGKEIAIPQLPPLEMPAQEDLCLDDLPPLELPEDIQNELQELLDRDKL, encoded by the exons ATGACAGTCCGCGAGGGACATCGACACATTTCATGTAGTATAAACCATCGAAGAATCCACTCCATGGAGGTCGTAGACAGCCCGCTCAACCTC GCTCACCAGCAGTGCAGGAAGGCGGACCGTTTGGTAGCTGCTGGGAAGTACAAAGAGGCCATCTCCTGCCATGGAAAAGCAGCAG AGCTTCTGACCGAtgcaatgaagacaacagactGTGAGCAG GCTCGTCTGtccatggagctgcagagggaCAGTCatatcaaacagcagcagctgatcCAAGAACGCTGGAAGAGGGAAGCTCGACGTGAGGCAACGAGGGCCCGATCCGCTGCGATGCAGCCCTCCGCTGTCCCAGGCCTCCTGGTCCATACTCAGTCCACCGGACACCCCGGTCTCTCAGCTGCAGAGAGTGGAGGCGTCAGGGAGAGAGAGTACGACACCTTACTCTACCAGCTTCAGACTCGGCAGACTGGAGGCTGCCAGCCTTTGACTCCCCAGTACCCCGGATCAAAGACCACCAAAGATGACAAAACTCGCTTGGAAGAGCAACAGACCACCATTGAGGACCTGCGGCGCCTGGTCGATCACCTGATGAACGAGAATCAGCAGCTGGTGGCCGAGAACGAGCGGCTACGGTCGGAGAACGCCAGGCTGCAGTCCGAGGCGGCGGACTTTGTGGAGCGCTCAGAGCTCTGGGTGCTCCCACAGTCGGCCGCTGCCATGCCAACGGGGGGTGGGCAGGAGAGGAAGAGCACAGGGAAGGGGAAGGAGATTGCAATCCCTCAGCTGCCACCACTGGAAATGCCAGCTCAGGAAGATCTGTGTCTAGATGACCTGCCGCCTCTGGAGCTGCCAGAGGACATCCAGAATGAACTACAGGAGCTACTGGACAGGGATAAACTGTGA
- the LOC110955478 gene encoding NHL repeat-containing protein 3: MLLKKRGHTWLIASSMVSLVVLMMLLYGTIGSQQPGSSSLRRDYQLLGRPLYKLDLSWPKNPELFGGLVFAVAVNQYAGVVYVAQRGDNVPKVLVFTTDGDFLMSWNTTTLEMPHGMFLADTASLNPTVWITDVGNGPNGHCIKQYSPSGKLLQVLGTPGKAGSALDPLQFDQPAEIFVHDSGEMYIVDGDGGMNNRLIKLSTDQQVLWVHGEKGQGMAQFYIPHSVTVDSAQRVWVADRGNKRIQVFNSITGDWLGTWGSCFTEDAPYSVRLTPDKKYFVVVQLNTNQISLLDAPPVGLIGQCSVVSVIQLADEVKPHLVDLDLKTGALYVAEIGAQQAQKFIPFSLGGSFL; the protein is encoded by the exons ATGCTCCTGAAAAAGAGAGGACATACGTGGTTGATAGCTTCCAGCATGGTGTCCCTAGTCGTGCTCATGATGCTGCTGTACGGCACCATCGGCAGCCAGCAGCCCGGCAGCTCCAGCCTCAGACGTGACTACCAGCTGCTGGGCAGACCGCTGTACaagctggacctgagctggcCCAAGAACCCGGAGCTGTTCGGCGGGTTGGTGTTCGCAGTAGCTGTCAACCAGTACGCTGGGGTGGTCTATGTGGCTCAGAGAG GTGACAATGTGCCCAAAGTCCTGGTGTTCACCACAGATGGAGATTTCCTTATGTCTTGGAACACAACCACCCTGGAGATGCCTCATGGGATGTTTTTAGCAGACACAGCCTCATTAAACCCCACAGTGTGGATCACAGATGTGGGAAACGGCCCCAACGGCCACTGCATCAAACAGTACTCACCGTCAGGGAAACTTCTGCAG GTGCTTGGTACACCTGGGAAAGCAGGCTCTGCGTTGGACCCTCTGCAATTCGACCAGCCAGCTGAAATCTTTGTTCACGACTCTGGGGAGATGTACATCGTGGATGGTGATGGAGGGATGAACAACCGGCTCATCAAGCTGTCCACAGACCAGCAGGTGTTGTGGGTGCACGGGGAGAAGGGACAGGGCATGGCTCAGTTCTACATCCCCCACAGTGTGACAGTGGACAGTGCTCAGAGAGTGTGGGTGGCTGACCGGGGCAACAAGAGGATCCAGGTGTTTAACTCCATCACCGGGGACTGGCTGGGGACGTGGGGGAGCTGCTTCACCGAGGATGCACCCTACTCTGTCCGCCTGACCCCAGACAAGAAGTACTTTGTTGTTGTCCAGCTCAACACCAATCAGATTTCACTGCTGGATGCACCGCCAGTGGGCTTGATCGGCCAGTGCAGCGTGGTCAGCGTGATTCAGCTGGCCGATGAGGTGAAGCCCCACCTGGTGGACCTGGACCTGAAGACTGGGGCTCTGTATGTGGCTGAAATTGGAGCTCAACAGGCACAGAAGTTTATCCCCTTCAGTCTGGGTGGGAGTTTTCTGTAG